The window ttcgCCGAGGCGGCATATACGCCCCTCAAGGTCTGTCCGGCAGAATTCACCGAGGAGGCGATGCTGCTTTCCACCTGATCCTGGAGTTCCAGTCCGAGGGTTCCCTGGCCAAGCATGATGTCAGGGTGGTCATACGGGGGGACCAGTCGTGCACCGGTCTCGGCAATGACCTTTTCGGTGACGGCTTCACGCTCGACGCTGGTGCTCCCGCTGAAGACGACGTTGGCGCCATAGCCCTTTGTGGCATTAATTTTGGCCGGGATGGAGATTTCGGGCATGACGATGTGAGCCTTGATGCCGTTTTCCTTGGCTGCGAGGGCGAGGGCCTGCGCATGATTTCCTGTGGTTTAATGTCTGTAAGTAGCCGTTTTGAGCTGAATTAAGACATGATGGTTAAGGTGAATCTCATATTCAACACGAGGATGATAGTGAGACCAATTCAGGACATCTTCTTACCAGAGCTATGCGTCACCAcgcccttttcctttccgcCTCCCTCCAGCCATCCCGGCTCCTCAGTCAACTTGTGAAGCGCATAAAATGCCCCGCGCACTTTAAAGGCTCCGATGCGCTGCAAGTTCTCGCACTTGAACCACAATCTCAGGGTAGGTTTTGCGGGTGTCCTTCCGGCGAATCGAGTGCCCTCCAAGTCTTCAACTGCCCTTGGTGTCGATGCAAGCTCGGAGAGCGTCTGATTGGTCACGACTGGGGTGCGATGGACGTGATTCTTGACGACTTTGTGCGCCCAGAAGACGGAGTCGCGGTTCAGGGGGAGAGTTGTCGATAAGGCGGCCATTTTGGTGATGTATCAAggctcttcttgttcttttttgtctctttgtctcttaTAATTGCGGGGTTGATTGACTCTTGACACTCAACTGTCTACAACAAAAATGAGAGACAGAAATCACTCTTTTTTaatacaaaaacaaaaacaaaaataaacaGAAGATCCTcaactaaagaaaaaactgCTGCCTTGATAAGCTTATCTCATCGCTCTTCTCGATGGCGTCAAGCAGTTCCCGCGCCTTGTGGTGATCCGAAAGGCGTCGAAGATTCCCCGCCCGCTAGGCTCCCGAACCGGGCTCTAGGGTAACGGCCGCAGCTTGAAAGTGTTCTAGAAGCCTCTCCAGGTGTCTCTGCTTTCCCCAGATTTTTGCTCCAACACACACAGTAGCCCTCAACAAGAATATTTCCACCTGTGAGATTCTGGGGATTGCCCTCATGCTGACTTGGACTCCAGCAACTAGAGAACGTGATCACTAATCACGTTGAATGGTTCTTATTCTCGGAACTTTACCGAATATTGATGCCTCAATGGTCCATGGTCACGCATAAACTTATCAGCAAGGCATCtacttttctcttcatcttgagtGTTAGGCAATTATTGACTGTCAGCCAAGGTATACGAATCTGCGTTACTATTTGACTTCTGCTTTCGCAACTGACTTACGCGTACAAGCACTGTCGACGTACATCGCTTCCTCACTTGGACAATGGGCGCCTAAATCCAGGCAAGGCCCGATATCAGACCAGCAATGTCTCGGGTTCTAACCATGCCAACTCCAATAGTTCCAGGTTATGCATAAACCCTTTGCGGTATCGTTTGAGAACTTGGTTGCCATCTGGAGGGAATGAATCCTATTGCCCATCTCAGCTTGACTggccatcaaatccatcattTCAGCTTCGCAAGCATTACAGGCCAGCAGGCCAGGCAATGCATTAAACGTGGCTTGAGACAGCAATTATGTGACCTGCAACGTAACTGGCCGCCTCAGAGCAGCCACAGACATGAGCGCACCGTGGACGGAGCACGTGCGGTTCCCCCACGATGCCAGAGTCTTTGAGATGTGATATGGCCACTACATGGTGGTGATGCAGTTTGATGAGTGGCCTGGCCTACGCCCAGTGATTGGGGGCCGTGTATTCCCTGCCCTGTCTCTGTCTGAAAATCCGGTCcccttgttttctttttcttttctttttcctcagCCGTTGAACATCAGCCGCCGCCCAGGAGATTTGACCGAGCTGCAAGCTGCTACTTCTGGCATTGGGATGACTTCGCTTACTTTGAAATCACATTTCATTTACGGTAGAGCGCgcatctccctcctcctaGGGGAGGGTGGTTATAGTAAAGACGGTAGTACAGCGGCGAGCCTGATGGCGCCACCGCTGCCACAAACTCCAGATATCCAACGGCGAATACCGCCAGCTTGGAGCCGATAAAAGTGTCCGGGATCTTGACTGGTCGCGGCTGACGCGAGGCATGGGCCAAAGCCTTGTCAAACGCCAAACCGTACAGACATGCGACCCTTGACCGATCCGGCAAATCAGCTTCACAGAAGTTTCTGTTGGTTGCTAGTACGGAGATGCCTCCGTGCTGCCCCTCCCTCTCTCGGCGTGGATTCAATTTCTCGTTGTATTATGACCCGAGGGAGCGCACAGGTGACTTGAGCAGAGCGGGAGAAAGCTGGTGCAGAAAAAGCCTCCAAGCAAAGAGCAGCACCGGTTCTCTGCTGGCCACAAAGAAGTGATTTTGATTACATGAAGATATCGGTACAAGTCGCCATGCTACTTGGCGCCAAGTCTCTCAGCTTTGAAGCCTTTTCAGCTTGCCAGATTACCCTTTACGTCTCCGCGGAGCCAGAGGTCTAGCTTCCgttccccctcccctctcagCCTGGGCATAGATCTGGCAGCAGGGACTGACAGTTACGAACACATACTGGACAGAACAGATGTCAAATACTATAGAGTTTCGTTGCGTTTCAATGCGAAACAGGTTGTGGTCCATTCAGACCCTTGGCTGGTCATCGGGCCTCGTTCCGTTCCTCAGCCCGTAACCGTTGGGATTAGCATCCTTCACCTATCTCTGTTATGGGACTGACAAGGTGTCTGCCTATACAGATGTATTACTACAACGGCAACGCTTAGTGACACGGAACCAGTCGGCCGGTTTCCCTCAAGATCCCTCGACCTGTTGTGTTGCGGACGCTTCATTGGCCACAGTGGTACACTAGTGCATCCATCGGCCTGGGATGTTGGGGACAATGAGTATATTAAGAGGAGGCTGGAGCCGGAAAAGCACCCGCCGACATCCCTTGGACTGAGCTGGACTCTTCCGTACCTATCGGCTCTCCGCAGTGCCTGGCCTTTGAAAGGCATGGCGAGATTGCAGTCTCCATTTCGGGTCTCTTTTTCGCGTCCACCTGCCGTTTCCCTGACTTGCAAGCTGAATGAGGCTTCCAGCCACTTTTCTCCCTGCCGACAGAAAACTCGATTAAGGGACGTTGTACGCCGCTTGTCGAGAAAAAGATCGAGAGAACAGGACGAGGAAAGGAACGAGGAAAAATCAATAGAaaggagagacaaagaaaaaggaaagaaaaaaagaagaaagagaaagagaattGGGCcgagataaaaaaaagaaaagaagaattaaTGAGTCGATTCGGGATTGGTTGATTTACGCACCCCCCACGCCCGTTTTGCGTTCTTCCAGGGGTCCGGTGGCTGTCCTTTTTGGAGCTGAGCCGGGGGTGTGTTGACAACTGGGCAGATAAAACCTAGCAGCGTTTTTCCGGGGATTGAGAACGGAGGGGGAGTGTGCATCGGTATGTCAATGCGACGTTGTGATTTCCATACTGGCTGATCCTTGCATCAGTTCCCGGGTTCCTGGGAAAGGCGTGTGGTTCGCGGACCGGGCAACATGGTCTGCGGGCTTGATGGACTAAACATTGTCTCTCTGCCGCGTTTTATTCGGACCCAGTgatttatttaaaaatagGGGATGGAAGGCCGGGAAGAGATTCCTTCAGATCTCCATATTCCTTATCAAGAGTTTCTCAAGCTCGAGACTGGACTTGCACTCTTGAACCGTCCATCTACACTTTGTTCAACATGGAGAACCAGACGCCGCAAGATGGCCAGCCCAGCCGTGACAGCAGCATTAGCTTGGAAGATGACATTGCGCTGTCTCCGAGGTGAGTTTGTGTCTCCGACGTTTAATTTTTACTGGATGTCGTTTCTAACTATATCCTGGCAAACTAGCCAAAGCAGATCCGATCTTTACACTACACGCCATCCACACAGAGAGGTGTATGGCCCTGTGACTTCGGGGCCattcttgatgatgccactCGATTTGCCTAACATGTACGCTGCAGAGGACCCATCTGCAGGTACGCAGCCCTCAGATGAGAGCGACTCCTCCTTGCTTTTCGGACGCCGTCTCGAACGCTACTTGGCGGAAGAGCATTATCACGAACGGATTGGGCGGCATCCCTTGGCAGTGAACAAGGCGACTGTTAAGAGGTACCTCCCCGAAATTATACAGAACGTGGACAACGATGCGTCTCAAGCGGAGGCTACTCAAGGCGCAACAACAGACTGTGATGAGAGAGACTGTCGGGGATCGACTACCACTTTGACTTCTACGACTTCTGATTCTTCGCCGGAACCTATCAGAGCACACAATAATAACGACGCGGCCACGGTGCTGCTTCCTCTAATAACATCTTTCTCAAGCTATGACATGATTCCAAGGTTTTTGGAACCAGACGAGACCGACGCGGCTCTCGTCAAGCCGAAACACGGACAGACTAGCAGTGAGTCCCATCTACTAGGTTCAGGTATTTGTGAAGAGGACCTTGAAGTGGGACACATCCTGATGTACGTATACAAATAGGCTCGTCGACACCCATCCATCACTAACGGTCAATGAATGTAGGCAACATCGTCGGATGAAACATCAGGAGAAACATGACAAGTGGCGCGTGGGGAAGCATCATCGCGTTAAAAAGTCGATTCGTTTGCGAAAGAGACCGGAAGAGTTGAAGTGATGTAAGGGGGCTGTCTCATCGGTGCCATTCCATATCAGCAAAGCGTTGGGAATTGTAACTCTACACACACATTGGTATGCAAAAGGCGTTGGAATAATTAGAGGTTAATGCATGGATATGATAATGGTAGCGACGGAGGATTTCTCAGGGCTAAATTGTATTCGTTTAAAGATGGCCTACTTCAGTTCAAGTCAACTCGTGACTATGTCTCATTGCCCAATATCATTAAATGCCATTCATTATCCATCTCAATCACGGCGAGATGAATAATATACACACtctcatcaacaccagcatcacACCAACTTCCTCACCCTCGCAACCTCCTTCCCATCCACACTCACAATCCTCACTCCCTTCCCCTCAaccgtcttcttcccctccgCCTCCCAAATCTCCCTCATCACAGGCCTCGTCCCCTCTTCCACGATGTACGTCCTATACCCTTCCTCCGCCGCCGACTCCGCCGTCGCCCGTACGCAATAATCCGCCGCCAGTCCAACCACAAACACATCCGTCacgccctcctccttcaaccTCGCCCCCAACCCACTCACGCTCACCCTCATAGGATCGTAAAACGCAGAGTACATTTCCACTCTTGCATCCATCCCTTTATCCACAACGACATCAATTTTCTCTGCGTCTAGTTCTGGAACGAGGTCTGCACCGGTTGTTCCTTGCACGCAGTGCGTTGGCCAGAGGAGTGTCGTGTCGCTCTTTGTTGGGTCGGTGGGGTGGATGATTGTGTGGTATGATTTCAGGGGGATTGCGCCGGGATGGTTTTCTGCAAAGGAGATGTGGTTTTGGGGGTGGTTGTCGCGGGTGGCGATTTTGATGGTGAAGGGGAGTGTGAGGAGGGCGTTTACGACGGGGGCGATATCGCGGCCTTGGGGGACGGCGAGGGAGCCATTCTGTTGGAAGGGGAAGATGAGTGACTATGTAAGATAATGGAAGATGGGTGTATAAGGAAGGGGTTTTGGACAAGATTTTCACTTGAGATTGGGGTTCATGAGAGATGAGTTGCGGATATGTGAAGCAGATCAACTCACCGGCGGACAGAAATCCTCTTGGAAATCAACAATGATGAGAGCGGGCTTAAACGCTGGATCGACAGTCATGGTGAGTTATGTGCTGGTTAATGGAACCAATCGTATTGCAGCAAGAAACAAATTTAATGAAATGCAGAGAGCTGAGAAAGCAATGAGAGAAGCACATGTGAGTTACATATTCAATCATGCTTAGGTAGATCACGGTGCCTGGATCGGCCCCACCTCGGCGTCGGTGGCTTATCGCACCAAGATCGACTGATAAGACGCATAAGAATTAAGGGTATTATTATGTGGAAGAAAGCTCCTAACCAAGACTTCCCCCATCTTATACTGTCTctggaaaaagcaaaaagcaaaagataAAACGTTAAAAACGATAGAGTACACATTGACTAAACAGTCAGTTATCCGTCAATATCGAAGCACTGCTATTCGCCCGCCTTTGCAACTATATATACTCGCACATATGTCGTCTATAGAGCATGCCGTTTGCATCGCCCTGATCCCATATCATCCAAAAAGAAACTCCATTAATACCAACACCCGGCCGCGCgacctttttgtttttctgcGCTTGATTTCTTTGACATTACCCAACATGAAAAAAAACCATTCATCATTATTTACCTCCGCGCAGCTCCGTTGGACATTGCCAGGGATACTGACGATGGGGCGGGGGTCATGGCCCTTGACGGGGCCCCTGAAGGTGCGGCGCTTCGGTTATGCGCCATGTGAGCCTTGACCAGGTGGCCGGCAGCAAGGGCACTGCAGAGGGACAGTTCACCAGCCAGGACTGACGCACCAATGATGCGGGCAAGGCGGCGGGCGTTGTCACCAGGGTTGGTGGGGTGAGATCCTCGAACAccgagcagctcaagcatGGAGCCTTGAGGGTCCAGAATGGTGCCACCGCCGAGAGTGCCGACTTCCAAAGAGGGcatggagacggagattTGGAGAGAGCCGCGGAGACTGGATGATAGTTAGTACAACTGTTaaaatgagagaaaagacaTGTTAGAAAAGTAGACACTCACTTCTTCATAATAGTAATACAGTTGGCGCTCTCCACGACTTGGGCGGGATCCTGACCGGTAGCGAGATATATGGCGGCGACAATGTTGGCGGCGTGGGCGTTGAAACCACCTATCGAGCCAGCCATGGCAGATCCAATCATGTTCTTGGACGTGTTGAGCTCAACCAGAGAATCGACATCCGTCTTAAGGACACTTCGCACAACTTCGCCAGGAATGATAGCTTCAGCGACAACGCTCTTGCCACGACCCTCGATCCAATTGATGGCGGCAGGCTTCTTGTCACTGCAGTAGTTACCAGAGAGGGAAACAATGACCATGTCATCAAAGCCAGCTTCGTTTTGCATCACGTTGAGGGCGTGTTCGCAACCCTTGGAGATCATGTTCATGCCCATGGCGTCACCAGTGGTAGTCTTGAAGCGAATATACAGGTTGGTACCGGCAATggccgtcttcatcgtctgtAGTCGGGCAAATCGGCTGGTCGAGTTGAAAGCGGTCTTCATCGTGGTCTGACCCTCTTCAGAGTCAAGCCACAGCTTGGCGGCACCGGCACGGTCCAGAGTTTCGAAGCTAACAACGGGTCCACGGGTCATACCATCAGCAGTCAGAACAGTTACGGCACCGCCTCCGGAGTTGATAGCCTTGCAGCCTCGGCTGGTACTGGCGACAAGAACACCTTCAGTAGTGGCcatggggatgaagaagctctGTCCATCGATAACAAGAGGACCAGCAACACCGACGGGGATGGGCATATAACCGATGACGTTTTCACAGCAAGCTCCGAATACACGCTCCCAGTCATAATGCCTGTAGGGCAGCTTGGAGTTTTCCAAAACACTGGTGATTTCTGAAGTGGCGCGGGTGCGGGCGATGATGGTCCGGCGAACCTTGACGGCACGAGTAAAGTTCTTGAGAGTCTTTTCGAGAGCATAACCAGGGATCTTGCCGCGCATCGATAGCTCAACGACCTCCTCGTCTGTCATTTCGGTAACGCGCTTCTCAgcgagcatcttctccaagacggCCATGCTACGGTTCTCAACCTCGACCTTGGGCTTCGCCTTAGCCTCGGTGTCACTCTCGTCATCCGTAATGGCAGGAGTAGCCGGTTGGGTCTGCTGAGGGGTGGGAGGCACATATTCACCAAGAGGCAGGTTAACGGTGGGTGTCTCGTTGAAGCGCTGAGCACGAGCAAGCTCGTTGCGGTCAATTTGGTGGTCAGGGGTGTTGGGGTCCTTGATAGTCCATCTGGCCACGTTGAACAGGTAGCCATTGAGGCCGACACTGAGGGCGAGAGCGGCCACGATCCACTTGGAGAGCACAGGGTCCTCCAGGCTGCTGAGAAGGCCTCCAACAACGCGACCTCCGACGCCAAAGAGCTGGCCCTCAGATGGAGCAGTAGCCGAAGGCAGGGCGTAGTGAACCGAGGGATACTCGAGCTCATACTTGATGGGTGTGACGATGCTGACGAGAACGGCAGagcccttggccttggcaatctccaAAATGGCATCGAGGCCGTTGGATGCGACCTTGAAGGGGTCGATGGGAGGCGTAGTAACAACGCCGCTGAGACCACCCACCAGGGAACGGATGTTGGAAAAGGAAGCGCCGTTGCGGAATAGAATGGTGAcgatgttgatgaggttgacCAAGATGAAACCAGAGACCATTAGGCCCTTGAACTTGGGGACACTGCTGCTCTTGACATTTCTGCCAAACAGCGAAGCCTCCTTGGAGTTGGGCCCATCGGCACTTGAGGCGGCATTCTCCGCAACTCGGCGGCTGACGCCATCAGCTTCCAAGACCATGCGCATCTCGACGTGTCGCTTGATGCGGTTGATGACAAGCTTGATGCTCAGGATAGCAGTGTAGAATGTGAAGAGCAGAATGCagtcgaagaagagaatccaGGCGGCCAGGAAGCAGAACTGCTGGAGACCGCCCTGAACGCCAGAAGCGGCACCAAGACTGAGGACGAAAATCTCAATGGCGTAGTCACAGATGATATCATAACCCTtttccttgatggcggcttGAACGGCATAAGAGATGACGTTTTCCTGTTTGACttgctttcccttcttgGTCTCCTGGGCTCGGTGCTCGATAGCGTGGCTCAGCACAGCCTTGGTGAGGACAATGTTCTTCTCGAAGCCAATGGTAACAACCAAGAAAGGAAGACCCtcagagaggaggagaacgCTGATGGGAATACCAAGGCTAGTAGTAACGGCCAAGCCGAAAAGGAAGGCAAAagtagaagagaagagtgtgGTTGTACCCAACCAGAAGTTGGAACCCAGGCGGCGCATAGACAGGAAAAGAGATACGAAAGTGATGTGCATGGCCAGGTAGCCAAGGAACATGATGGTTATGTCCAAGCCACCAGCGTTCTTCAACAAGTCAAGAAATTTGGACCAAGAATTGCGAACCCACAGCACGAGGTTGTTGCCGGCGTcgaccttggcagccttcaTGAtccacatcttcttctcacgGCCATGTTGAGTCTCCGTCTCCTGAGCATTCTCAAGAGGAATCTCTTGAGCAGCAGTGATGAACTCTGGAGCCTGCTCGTAGGGAACAGAATAAGCCAAAACGCTGTCACGCGCATAGGCAGCAAATGAGTTGATAGTGGCAGGCAAGGTAGTGATGGAAAGGTTTGAGGGAGTAGGCACAGCATGGGAATGAGGAGCGGCAACAACCGCACCTGTAGAGACGATCTCGGGAAAGACAAGTGTCAGGAGGGCAAGGTGGTCAGGCTCGTCAAAGGAACCAGTGCTCTGCTCTACATTTTGCCATTTCCAGCCAGTCTCGGGACCAGCTATCAAATCTCTGCTGCCTTCTGCCAGCGACGTCCATTCTGCCTTGCTCACGCTGGCAGTGCCACCAAACAGAGTCTCTTGAAGCAGACCAACATAggacgagctggccaagagagCAATAAAACCAATGGTATGTATAGGATGAGAGCAAGCGACCTTGGCCAGGAACTGGATCAGCGGCGTGAGCCTTTTGTTCAGGCGCGAAGGGGCAGCAGCTTGGCTCGGAGCAGGCTCCCCGCGAAAGCGGCGGGGGAGCAACGTGGAGGGATTCATGTCGATGGATAGAAGAGGTGTTTCGTTGTCGACTTGCAACTATTCCATTGGCAAGTGTATCGTACGATGTCGACTACCTTTGTGCGGTCTGTGACCCACAAAATCTTGTTAGCATCTCGCGATGGAACAGAGATGAAGATCTCGAGTTGACGAGCAAGGGAAACAGAGAGACATGGGCACAGATATATAAGGACAGCAAATAAGGCCAGGAGGCCTGGGGAATGGCGGGGGATTCGACTCACGGACGTTGGCGTGCTGTTGAAAGCACTCAGCCAGCCTTGGTGACGGTATTGCCGTATTCGGTGTGGTGGGTTGCGAGGGATGCCGAAAGGCTGAAGAACAATAGGATGCTGACAGCAATTGATGATGATCAGGCTTGACAAAGAATGACGAAGGCGTCAGAACAGCTCAGCCACAACGCCTAGTCTGCCTCCAGGACGCGgatggggagaagaaaagaatgaagcGGGCAGCGTCCCCCTTTCTTTAACGtcgagagaaaaaagtagCGGCGAGCAGGGAAAAATATCGGCCACTGAAGCTCCCCTGATGGCAAAAGAGCCCCGGAGGACGCTGATAGGAACCGGTGCAAATTAAGTCTCCAAAACGGGCCACCTAATCAGGTAATAAATTTGGGGTTGCGGCCTGGCAGCGCTTGGCCTAAAACGACTCCAGTTTGTTGATCGTGGGGCGCTGAATGTGCTTGTTGCCAAATCAGAGCCAAGCGGGAGCGGAATCGCGAGATCTGATTTGTCCAGTGTTACTATGGTTGGTCCGAAAAATTGGTGGATGATGAAATTGAAATTATTCCTGTAGTGTGTTCGGGTGGTTGTTTCTTTTATGCGGGGCcctttttggccttttttttttggccctAGGACCGAACGATACGAGTACGAACCCGATAAGGCGAGCAGGCACAAGGTCAGTGGCACGTGGCGTATCAGCGACTGCCTAAGATCGCCCCAAACtctgttgtttttttggtttcGCCTTGCACTGAATACACCGAGAGACACGACTTACAACTCGACCAGAGACAACAGCCCGAGAGAAGGGCATCTGCTGTTTCGACCTAGAACTTCAGTTTTATATCGACGGCTCATACTGCACCACCTAGTCACTACTAGCCCTTCGTCTACGCCCAACGGCGGGCCCCAGACCCGCACGGCCTCCCTGGTCCTGGTCTACAGGCATGCTCGGATAGGCGCGGTGGGTGCCGCTTGGATCCCAGCATTTGCCAGGTTGGAGCTGCAAAGAAGATGTGAGAGATGGACAAGCATTTCGGTGTGCCAGGTCAATTGTTGTAAACTGACTCGGTTCGTCCAGGCTTGAGGAGAAAGTCCGGTCTCTCATCAGTCGGGCGAAAGCTATGTGAGAACCTGTATGGAGTGCGAATTCAGCAATTCCTCTACTGCACAAACAGTAGTAATTCTTTGATGCGGGCCTGGCACGACAGTTGCAGAGCTAGAGTGGCATGTTGCATTGCCACCTTGCAGAAAAGTGACAGTATTACCAACGTTATGTGTCGTGCCTTGACAAGAACACCATGTCGGTAGTGTCAGTGCACCAATTGCCGCCAAGATTCGTTTGAATCAACATGCGGTGAGGGGTCAAGGCTTTTGACTATTCCCTGCGCCATGTCGAGGATATCATATTTGTTCCATCATTGGCTCATGCATGCCCGCTGGCGCCCATTGACAAGCCGGGCCTTGTTGGTCTTGAACGGTTCGCAATGCCCGCAACTGACTAGCTGCTGCATCGAGCGGGTTAGCAATTGTAACATGTCCTTTGAGCAGTGATGACAGCGCTATGCCTCATGTTAACTGCCGCTATCTGACTCGGAAATCGAAAGAAGCGAGGCGAGACTTGACACACATCTCCGAGCCTTTCTGCCGTTACTCGAGAGGCTGTCGGATCCTTGATGCAACCAAAAAATTCGTCAACAGAGGACTTGTCTGTGGGCGAATTGCCAATACAACGTCATGCTTATTTTCATTTACCCGGTTCCCCGAAACGTTTTATTGTCGACATCTTGAATCTTCAGATAAGAATTCGAGGAGACTATACGGGTATGTTCAAGTAAAGTTCAGATCGTATCCTGCATCTGATATCCCGTAGCTTTTGGCGCACTAATATGGGGCCAGGTTGCATTCGATGAGCCGTCTACCGCATCTAGTGCAACTCAGCGGCACCAAGCCGAGAGAcatatacgagtacgcgCCGCCAGGTATTTCTAAAGACTCAAACTTTCAGCTATATTGAAAACAC of the Trichoderma breve strain T069 chromosome 4, whole genome shotgun sequence genome contains:
- a CDS encoding pyridoxal-phosphate dependent enzyme domain-containing protein; translation: MAALSTTLPLNRDSVFWAHKVVKNHVHRTPVVTNQTLSELASTPRAVEDLEGTRFAGRTPAKPTLRLWFKCENLQRIGAFKVRGAFYALHKLTEEPGWLEGGGKEKGVVTHSSGNHAQALALAAKENGIKAHIVMPEISIPAKINATKGYGANVVFSGSTSVEREAVTEKVIAETGARLVPPYDHPDIMLGQGTLGLELQDQVESSIASSVNSAGQTLRGVYAASANKKKGNVQGLDAIITPCGGGGMLSGVALSCEGTGIRVFGAEPSFQGADDAKRGYESGERVPAVSSLTVADGLRTPLGVHPWSVIYERRLVSGMFSVTDEEILKAMRLVYERMKLVVEPSACVPLAVALFDEDFRALAEKEGGVEGWDLGLVFSGGNVAVDSLGKLLAGEK
- a CDS encoding hydroxymethylglutaryl-coenzyme A reductase domain-containing protein, with the protein product MNPSTLLPRRFRGEPAPSQAAAPSRLNKRLTPLIQFLAKVACSHPIHTIGFIALLASSSYVGLLQETLFGGTASVSKAEWTSLAEGSRDLIAGPETGWKWQNVEQSTGSFDEPDHLALLTLVFPEIVSTGAVVAAPHSHAVPTPSNLSITTLPATINSFAAYARDSVLAYSVPYEQAPEFITAAQEIPLENAQETETQHGREKKMWIMKAAKVDAGNNLVLWVRNSWSKFLDLLKNAGGLDITIMFLGYLAMHITFVSLFLSMRRLGSNFWLGTTTLFSSTFAFLFGLAVTTSLGIPISVLLLSEGLPFLVVTIGFEKNIVLTKAVLSHAIEHRAQETKKGKQVKQENVISYAVQAAIKEKGYDIICDYAIEIFVLSLGAASGVQGGLQQFCFLAAWILFFDCILLFTFYTAILSIKLVINRIKRHVEMRMVLEADGVSRRVAENAASSADGPNSKEASLFGRNVKSSSVPKFKGLMVSGFILVNLINIVTILFRNGASFSNIRSLVGGLSGVVTTPPIDPFKVASNGLDAILEIAKAKGSAVLVSIVTPIKYELEYPSVHYALPSATAPSEGQLFGVGGRVVGGLLSSLEDPVLSKWIVAALALSVGLNGYLFNVARWTIKDPNTPDHQIDRNELARAQRFNETPTVNLPLGEYVPPTPQQTQPATPAITDDESDTEAKAKPKVEVENRSMAVLEKMLAEKRVTEMTDEEVVELSMRGKIPGYALEKTLKNFTRAVKVRRTIIARTRATSEITSVLENSKLPYRHYDWERVFGACCENVIGYMPIPVGVAGPLVIDGQSFFIPMATTEGVLVASTSRGCKAINSGGGAVTVLTADGMTRGPVVSFETLDRAGAAKLWLDSEEGQTTMKTAFNSTSRFARLQTMKTAIAGTNLYIRFKTTTGDAMGMNMISKGCEHALNVMQNEAGFDDMVIVSLSGNYCSDKKPAAINWIEGRGKSVVAEAIIPGEVVRSVLKTDVDSLVELNTSKNMIGSAMAGSIGGFNAHAANIVAAIYLATGQDPAQVVESANCITIMKNLRGSLQISVSMPSLEVGTLGGGTILDPQGSMLELLGVRGSHPTNPGDNARRLARIIGASVLAGELSLCSALAAGHLVKAHMAHNRSAAPSGAPSRAMTPAPSSVSLAMSNGAARR
- a CDS encoding isochorismatase family domain-containing protein, with protein sequence MTVDPAFKPALIIVDFQEDFCPPNGSLAVPQGRDIAPVVNALLTLPFTIKIATRDNHPQNHISFAENHPGAIPLKSYHTIIHPTDPTKSDTTLLWPTHCVQGTTGADLVPELDAEKIDVVVDKGMDARVEMYSAFYDPMRVSVSGLGARLKEEGVTDVFVVGLAADYCVRATAESAAEEGYRTYIVEEGTRPVMREIWEAEGKKTVEGKGVRIVSVDGKEVARVRKLV